The Methanocella arvoryzae MRE50 genome includes a region encoding these proteins:
- a CDS encoding YbhB/YbcL family Raf kinase inhibitor-like protein, whose product MKRIMAILALLMVLTATALSACAQQAVPGDLKADDNMATQVMALDITSPAFKDGERIPVKYTADGDDMSPPLNWSRVENASEYVLICDDPDAPGGTFTHWIMYNIPSGFTSLPAGVRQEEELDYGAIQSKNSMGNPGYNGPSPPPGKPHRYIFKLYALDARLNLPAGITKDQLLTAMKGHVIAEGSLTGIYGR is encoded by the coding sequence GTGAAGAGAATAATGGCGATACTGGCACTGCTGATGGTGCTGACGGCTACTGCTTTGTCAGCATGTGCTCAGCAGGCAGTCCCTGGTGACCTGAAGGCGGACGATAATATGGCTACACAAGTTATGGCGCTCGACATCACGAGCCCGGCATTCAAGGACGGGGAGCGGATACCGGTGAAGTACACGGCAGACGGCGACGACATGTCCCCTCCCCTGAACTGGTCTCGAGTAGAAAACGCCAGTGAGTATGTGCTGATCTGCGACGACCCGGACGCGCCTGGCGGCACCTTCACCCACTGGATCATGTACAACATACCCAGCGGCTTCACCAGCCTGCCCGCTGGCGTACGGCAGGAGGAAGAGCTGGACTACGGAGCCATCCAGTCTAAGAACAGCATGGGCAACCCCGGCTACAACGGGCCTTCGCCACCCCCGGGAAAGCCACACAGGTACATCTTCAAGCTCTACGCCCTCGACGCCAGGCTCAACCTGCCGGCCGGGATCACAAAAGACCAGCTGCTGACCGCGATGAAAGGGCACGTGATCGCAGAAGGGAGCCTGACCGGAATTTATGGGCGATAA
- a CDS encoding cupin domain-containing protein translates to MPEKKSTTENLLARPIDLAGLVEYQDGAVVSREIIRKKTGTVTVFSFDQGEGLSEHTAPFDAMVYILDGEADIMVNHVTHRVTAGQMIIFPKDAIHSLTAVKRFKMLLIMIRSEA, encoded by the coding sequence ATGCCCGAAAAGAAATCTACTACCGAGAACCTGCTGGCCCGCCCGATCGATCTCGCGGGGCTCGTCGAATACCAGGACGGCGCAGTCGTCAGCCGGGAGATCATCCGCAAGAAAACAGGCACCGTGACCGTCTTCTCCTTCGACCAGGGAGAAGGGCTGAGCGAGCACACCGCACCCTTCGACGCGATGGTCTACATTCTGGACGGCGAAGCCGACATCATGGTCAACCACGTGACCCACAGAGTCACGGCAGGGCAGATGATCATCTTCCCGAAGGATGCAATCCACTCGCTGACTGCAGTTAAAAGATTTAAGATGCTTCTGATTATGATCAGGTCAGAAGCATAA
- a CDS encoding helix-turn-helix transcriptional regulator, which produces MINHLKELRARHNMTQEDLAQKVGVSRQTIVAIEKQKYDPSLSLAFRLARCFGVKIEDIFEEDTDVQN; this is translated from the coding sequence ATGATAAACCACCTGAAGGAACTGAGGGCCCGGCACAATATGACGCAGGAAGACCTGGCGCAGAAGGTCGGTGTCTCGAGGCAGACGATCGTCGCCATCGAGAAGCAGAAGTACGACCCGTCGCTGTCGCTCGCGTTCAGGCTGGCCAGGTGTTTCGGAGTCAAAATTGAGGACATATTCGAGGAGGATACCGATGTTCAAAACTGA
- a CDS encoding SDH family Clp fold serine proteinase, whose amino-acid sequence MDEIISALSGLLNYAWILLFVVLFVIPILQRYMVNSARKRILRRISRERKSQVITLIHRQETIAFLGIPLSRYIDIDDSEEVLRAIRTTPPDVPIDLIMHTPGGIALAATQIALALKSHPARKTVIVPHYAMSGGTLIALAADEILMDPHAVLGPVDPQLAGKDGAFAASSILSVLRQKPAEKIADTTFILADDARKAQEQMKELVRIIIKGKCGEPNIETILAELVSGKYTHDYPIFPEKALELFGGCIRIGIPPAVYDLMDFYKMEMSSRRPGVEYIPIAPPENQRGR is encoded by the coding sequence TTGGACGAGATCATCTCCGCACTCTCGGGGCTGCTAAACTACGCGTGGATATTGCTGTTCGTAGTCCTGTTCGTCATCCCGATCTTGCAGCGCTACATGGTGAACTCGGCCAGAAAGAGGATACTCAGGCGGATTTCCAGAGAACGCAAGTCTCAGGTGATTACGCTGATCCATCGCCAGGAAACGATCGCGTTTCTGGGAATTCCCCTGTCAAGGTACATCGACATAGACGACAGCGAAGAAGTGCTGCGCGCAATAAGGACCACTCCCCCCGACGTACCGATCGACCTGATCATGCATACCCCCGGAGGTATCGCACTGGCAGCCACCCAGATCGCCCTTGCGCTGAAGTCTCACCCTGCCAGAAAGACCGTCATAGTGCCTCACTATGCCATGAGCGGCGGCACGCTGATCGCCCTTGCCGCAGACGAGATCCTGATGGACCCGCACGCAGTCCTCGGACCGGTCGATCCCCAGCTCGCAGGCAAAGACGGCGCTTTCGCCGCCTCGTCCATCCTGAGCGTGCTCCGGCAAAAGCCTGCCGAAAAGATCGCCGACACGACCTTCATCCTCGCAGACGACGCCCGCAAGGCGCAGGAACAGATGAAGGAACTGGTGCGCATTATTATTAAAGGCAAGTGCGGCGAGCCTAACATCGAGACGATCCTCGCTGAGCTGGTCAGCGGCAAATATACGCACGACTACCCGATCTTCCCGGAGAAGGCGCTTGAGCTGTTCGGCGGGTGTATCAGAATTGGCATCCCCCCGGCAGTCTACGACCTAATGGACTTCTACAAGATGGAGATGAGCTCCAGACGGCCCGGCGTCGAATACATACCCATAGCGCCGCCAGAAAACCAGCGCGGGCGCTGA
- a CDS encoding PAS domain-containing sensor histidine kinase has translation MAEMRLGKSVYSKREIGMARALRNARIGLWEFDLATCTLTCSDEVCRIIGTDELTSTSSVEAILKKYIHPDDLDRVSREFTELASCASGTLDTMLRIVGPDDSVSIVRVEGEQIAGPDGKPAWLFGTIQDITERIHAEDELKAAKAQAELYVDLMGHDINNMNQIAMGYLELADDIIEAHGSLGTEDRFLITRPIETLRANSRLIDNVRKIQKSKAGVYKAEEIDIESLLREVISRFPAVAGRDIKITLVSTCSCIVIANELLKEVFLNLIGNAIKHSTGRLSVNVRAEKYEECGHMKCRVEIEDDGPGIPDDLKMKLFDRLSLEKTRASGKGFGLCLTKILVDDFNGRFWVEDRVSGDYTMGSRFVVLLPAVEKCGK, from the coding sequence ATGGCTGAGATGAGGCTGGGAAAATCGGTGTACTCAAAACGCGAGATAGGTATGGCAAGAGCGCTACGGAACGCCCGCATAGGCTTGTGGGAGTTCGATCTGGCGACGTGTACACTCACCTGTTCCGACGAAGTGTGCCGCATTATCGGGACCGATGAACTCACCTCTACTTCAAGCGTTGAAGCTATTCTAAAAAAGTACATTCACCCGGACGACCTTGACCGTGTATCCAGGGAATTTACTGAGCTGGCCAGCTGCGCGAGCGGCACGCTGGATACGATGCTGCGCATCGTCGGCCCTGATGATTCTGTCTCTATCGTCAGAGTCGAAGGTGAGCAGATTGCCGGCCCGGACGGTAAGCCTGCCTGGCTTTTCGGGACCATCCAGGACATCACCGAGCGAATACACGCTGAAGACGAGCTGAAGGCGGCCAAGGCTCAGGCTGAGCTATACGTGGATCTGATGGGCCACGACATCAATAATATGAACCAGATTGCCATGGGTTACCTTGAGCTGGCCGATGACATCATAGAGGCCCATGGATCGCTTGGCACCGAAGACCGGTTTTTAATCACCCGGCCTATAGAAACCCTGCGGGCAAACTCCCGGCTTATCGATAACGTCCGGAAGATACAGAAAAGTAAAGCTGGCGTCTACAAAGCCGAGGAGATCGATATCGAAAGCCTGCTCCGCGAGGTCATCTCCCGGTTTCCTGCCGTCGCAGGCCGGGACATAAAGATCACTCTTGTCTCCACCTGCTCATGCATAGTAATAGCAAATGAGCTTCTCAAGGAAGTGTTTCTGAACCTGATTGGCAATGCAATCAAGCACTCTACCGGACGGCTTTCTGTCAACGTCAGGGCCGAGAAGTACGAAGAGTGCGGGCATATGAAATGCAGGGTCGAGATTGAGGACGACGGGCCAGGCATTCCGGACGACCTGAAGATGAAGCTCTTCGACCGGCTGTCGCTGGAGAAGACCCGGGCGAGCGGCAAAGGCTTCGGCCTGTGTCTCACCAAAATCCTCGTGGACGACTTTAACGGCCGGTTCTGGGTCGAAGACCGGGTGAGCGGCGACTACACCATGGGTAGCCGGTTTGTCGTGCTGCTGCCGGCGGTCGAGAAGTGCGGGAAATAA